In Paenibacillus algicola, a genomic segment contains:
- the trxA gene encoding thioredoxin: MGAVTLTQSTFQEQIDQGVTLVDFWAPWCGPCKIQIPIIEELSTELDQATIAKVNVDQEPELASKYEIMSIPTLLLFKDGELVDKMVGLQSKEVLKNKLNI; the protein is encoded by the coding sequence ATGGGAGCCGTTACTTTAACGCAATCCACGTTTCAAGAGCAAATTGATCAGGGGGTCACACTGGTTGACTTCTGGGCACCTTGGTGCGGACCGTGCAAAATCCAGATTCCAATCATCGAGGAGCTGTCCACGGAGCTGGATCAGGCTACCATTGCGAAGGTGAATGTCGATCAGGAGCCGGAGCTTGCGTCCAAATACGAAATTATGAGTATTCCGACACTGCTTCTTTTTAAAGATGGAGAGCTTGTGGATAAAATGGTTGGTCTTCAAAGCAAAGAAGTGTTGAAGAACAAATTAAATATATAA
- a CDS encoding DsrE family protein yields the protein MKKFAIIVHSSENELGRALHALLYAMELNEAGHEVKVIFDGAGTVWVKKFEDPASDYNPVYNAVKNQGLIAGVCEYCSNAFGVNEDVKQSGLASMGERDGHPSIAELVAADYQIITL from the coding sequence ATGAAAAAGTTTGCGATTATTGTTCACTCGTCAGAGAATGAGCTGGGCCGTGCGCTTCACGCTCTGCTGTATGCTATGGAGCTGAATGAGGCGGGCCATGAGGTCAAGGTTATTTTTGACGGAGCAGGTACTGTGTGGGTGAAGAAATTTGAGGATCCGGCAAGTGACTACAATCCGGTCTACAATGCCGTGAAGAACCAGGGTCTGATCGCAGGCGTCTGCGAATACTGCTCGAACGCATTTGGCGTAAATGAGGATGTGAAGCAGTCCGGTCTGGCCTCCATGGGAGAGCGCGACGGACATCCAAGCATCGCCGAGCTGGTTGCTGCCGACTACCAGATCATCACCCTTTAA
- a CDS encoding thioredoxin family protein: MDRIQSKQQYEDLINREGLTVIKYDATWCPDCKTLDKFMPDIVSKHPDKEFYALDVEQLEDVASHNEVRGIPSLLVYQNGVKLAHLHSKYAKTPNQISEYLETLESKN, translated from the coding sequence ATGGATCGAATTCAAAGCAAGCAGCAATATGAGGATCTGATTAACCGCGAAGGGCTGACGGTCATTAAATATGACGCCACCTGGTGTCCGGATTGCAAGACGCTGGACAAATTTATGCCTGACATCGTAAGCAAGCATCCCGACAAGGAGTTTTATGCCTTGGATGTGGAGCAGCTGGAGGATGTGGCGAGCCATAATGAAGTGCGCGGCATTCCAAGCCTGCTCGTGTATCAAAATGGCGTGAAGCTGGCACATCTGCACAGCAAGTATGCCAAGACACCGAATCAGATTTCAGAGTATTTGGAGACACTGGAGTCCAAGAACTGA
- a CDS encoding DMT family transporter has product MARAGTSSNLHADGRNYSRLHAGGGFWLVALGAALWGINPLFRVTLLNYMTSAQIVMLEHLLISLIAVPILWRNRAELLSLSWKHAGALLFISWGGSALATILFTAGLSSGNLNAVLLLQKLQPLFAIILASLLLKERLPRHFGWLLGIALAGTYMLTFGLSFPGGNWGQYLQAGSLMSLGAAALWGGSTVMGRMMVGKIKYETVTSLRFVLALPLLSMISWSEGAAWNLPAAGTAEGTAVMLNLAGQALLPGLLSLMIYYKGLTTTKASAATLAELSFPMVGVLINWMVFQETITLAQTLGFVLIWLSLYLLSRQSNHAAVAEQQPSPYRQASA; this is encoded by the coding sequence ATGGCACGTGCAGGCACAAGCTCCAATCTCCATGCAGATGGAAGGAATTACTCTCGGCTTCACGCAGGAGGCGGCTTCTGGCTCGTCGCTCTGGGAGCCGCGCTCTGGGGGATTAACCCCCTGTTTCGAGTGACGTTATTGAACTACATGACCTCGGCGCAGATTGTGATGCTGGAGCATCTGCTCATCTCGCTGATCGCGGTGCCCATTCTCTGGCGTAACCGGGCAGAGCTGCTCTCCTTGAGCTGGAAGCATGCGGGGGCGCTATTGTTCATTTCTTGGGGCGGCTCGGCGCTCGCCACCATTCTGTTTACGGCGGGGTTGTCGAGCGGCAATCTGAATGCTGTGCTGCTGCTGCAAAAGCTTCAGCCGCTGTTTGCCATCATTCTCGCCAGCCTGCTGCTGAAGGAGCGGCTGCCGCGCCATTTTGGCTGGCTGCTGGGCATTGCGCTTGCTGGAACCTATATGCTGACCTTCGGCCTGTCGTTTCCGGGCGGGAACTGGGGACAATATCTTCAGGCCGGGAGCCTGATGTCTCTGGGAGCCGCTGCTCTGTGGGGCGGCTCCACGGTCATGGGGCGGATGATGGTCGGCAAGATCAAATACGAAACCGTAACCTCGCTCAGGTTCGTGCTGGCGCTTCCACTGCTTTCCATGATTTCCTGGAGCGAGGGCGCAGCCTGGAATCTTCCGGCAGCTGGAACGGCGGAAGGTACAGCTGTCATGCTGAATCTGGCGGGCCAGGCGCTGCTGCCGGGACTGCTGAGCCTGATGATCTATTACAAGGGCTTGACGACAACGAAAGCGTCCGCTGCGACCCTTGCCGAGCTGAGCTTTCCAATGGTCGGTGTACTGATCAACTGGATGGTCTTCCAGGAAACAATCACGCTTGCACAAACGCTGGGCTTCGTGCTCATCTGGCTGAGTCTGTATCTGCTCTCCAGGCAGTCGAATCACGCTGCGGTAGCCGAGCAGCAGCCGTCACCCTATAGGCAGGCCAGCGCCTGA
- a CDS encoding GGDEF domain-containing protein, whose product MNLNLDMNTVFICLVTGHVFTILLIWAYRRGHDRDRAVNAFYAAKMLQAGGWMLAMFRNEAPDLLTVYAANTLLFMAAACEAAALLRLVDAFDRRTRAMYIMLTAGCLILFYSVALGTGMEKYRIVAASFGLSLYFILPAVKMLRRARASLLMKITAFTSILIAGGTFVRGIVAWTTDGPTSLYEPNVFQPLAFLLLFLLLFMGNTSFVLLSKERADAELLRLASYDDLTGVRNRRTFITEARLALEQCRRKGAPVSFMLMDVDEFKDINDTYGHDMGDRVLQEYAGLVQAALEPGDLLGRYGGDEFAVLLPFADERASDVVAEAIRQAAEDSRHGSGIPFALSIGVVTVHMKDRMSIDKLYKLSDIALYEAKQAGRNRVMRTLPDVHAKGDGIAAEAAG is encoded by the coding sequence ATGAATCTGAATCTGGATATGAACACTGTATTCATCTGCCTCGTCACAGGGCATGTGTTTACCATATTGTTAATTTGGGCATACCGCCGGGGGCATGACAGGGACCGGGCGGTTAATGCTTTTTATGCGGCAAAGATGCTGCAGGCAGGCGGATGGATGCTCGCCATGTTTCGCAATGAAGCCCCTGACCTCCTGACGGTATATGCGGCTAACACGCTGTTGTTCATGGCAGCTGCATGCGAGGCAGCAGCGCTGCTGCGGCTGGTGGATGCCTTTGACCGACGTACCCGGGCCATGTATATCATGCTGACCGCCGGGTGCCTGATACTGTTTTATTCGGTTGCACTGGGGACGGGCATGGAGAAATACCGGATCGTTGCTGCCTCCTTCGGGCTGTCCCTGTACTTTATACTGCCAGCAGTCAAGATGCTGCGCCGCGCTCGTGCTTCTCTCTTAATGAAGATCACCGCCTTCACGAGCATCCTGATCGCAGGAGGCACCTTCGTAAGGGGCATCGTGGCTTGGACAACAGATGGGCCGACGTCACTGTATGAGCCGAATGTGTTCCAGCCGCTCGCCTTCCTGCTTCTGTTTCTGCTCTTATTTATGGGTAACACCAGCTTTGTGCTGTTGTCCAAGGAGCGAGCCGATGCCGAGCTGCTGCGGCTGGCCAGCTATGATGATCTGACCGGTGTGCGCAACCGCAGAACCTTCATTACCGAAGCGCGTCTGGCGCTGGAGCAGTGCCGCAGGAAAGGGGCACCGGTTTCCTTTATGCTTATGGATGTAGATGAGTTCAAGGACATTAACGACACCTATGGCCATGATATGGGCGATCGGGTGCTGCAGGAGTATGCCGGTCTGGTTCAGGCAGCACTGGAGCCGGGAGATCTGCTGGGACGCTATGGCGGTGATGAGTTCGCGGTGCTGCTGCCCTTTGCCGACGAGCGAGCCTCTGATGTGGTAGCCGAGGCGATCCGGCAGGCAGCCGAGGATTCCCGGCATGGTTCTGGAATTCCGTTTGCGCTCAGTATCGGAGTGGTCACGGTGCATATGAAGGATAGGATGTCCATCGACAAGCTGTACAAGCTGAGCGATATTGCACTTTATGAGGCGAAGCAGGCCGGCCGGAACCGGGTCATGCGGACCCTCCCGGACGTACATGCCAAGGGGGATGGCATTGCGGCGGAAGCGGCAGGGTAA
- a CDS encoding DUF4385 domain-containing protein, whose amino-acid sequence MKEFDYSLDYKQLDLRQQPELYTVGRGEQGVLLVEPYKGEILPHWRFKTPEIARQSSEKIYEMFLNYKDEGDFVGMDMARKFLQMGYTRARRYTNHKGGRKYSKEDGAILPYQNDKIKAEAAAIFKKKWFEAKSDPDYIRMKEEHRDRYEQEEKREKQKQH is encoded by the coding sequence ATGAAGGAATTTGATTACTCCCTGGATTACAAGCAGCTGGACCTTCGTCAGCAGCCGGAGCTGTACACGGTCGGACGGGGAGAGCAGGGAGTCCTGCTCGTCGAGCCGTACAAGGGTGAGATTTTGCCCCACTGGCGGTTCAAGACCCCGGAGATCGCAAGGCAATCCTCGGAAAAGATATACGAAATGTTTCTGAATTATAAAGATGAAGGCGATTTCGTCGGAATGGATATGGCCAGAAAATTTCTGCAGATGGGCTATACAAGGGCCCGCAGATACACGAACCATAAAGGCGGACGGAAATATTCCAAGGAGGACGGGGCCATTCTGCCTTACCAGAACGACAAGATCAAGGCGGAAGCGGCGGCGATTTTCAAAAAGAAATGGTTTGAAGCGAAGAGTGATCCTGATTATATCAGGATGAAGGAGGAGCACCGGGACCGGTATGAGCAGGAGGAGAAGCGGGAGAAGCAGAAGCAGCATTAA
- a CDS encoding ABC transporter ATP-binding protein — MGIVFTFLNKYRVAALAALLMMIIELAVELSQPLIISKIIDEGIQEKNLTVVWTWLAVLASTAVIAFAAGIASSFFAAHASQGLGYDMRDRLYDKVQSFSYAVFNKFATSSLITRLTGDVTQIQDTVFMGLRFMTRVPLVVSGSIIMALVIDVQLGLWLALTVPMLSIFIAWVMKKAAVSFRRVQQRLDAVNGVIQENLTGIRLIRVFVRMGHEIRRFASSSEQLMQRTVSTLRMTERTMPFILIVMNTAIIAVLWFGRRDITTGNASIGEVVAVLNYSLRCIGAMSMLSGLVMVLSRARASALRIQEVLETEDASLEGSGKQDGVRAGLSKQPDIPVIAGDVEFNHVGFSYPGSDITVLEEISFRAAPGERIAIMGATGAGKSSLVQLIPQLYQEHKGTVLIDGQAAHSYAPDSLRASIGYVPQEVLLFSGTVRDNIAWGRQDASLEDIMEAAKQAQIHETILRLPKRYDTMLGQRGVNLSGGQKQRLSIARALVRKPAILILDDSTSALDVKTESALLQALKEISCTTFLITQKISSTVSADQILLLDEGRLIACGEHEELMNDSALYRRIYESQHEEETAHVQSLH, encoded by the coding sequence ATGGGTATCGTTTTTACGTTTTTGAACAAGTATCGGGTGGCTGCCCTGGCGGCACTGCTCATGATGATCATCGAGCTTGCCGTCGAGCTGTCGCAGCCGCTGATCATCTCCAAGATCATTGATGAAGGCATTCAGGAGAAGAATTTGACCGTTGTCTGGACTTGGCTGGCGGTGCTGGCGTCAACCGCGGTAATCGCGTTTGCTGCCGGTATCGCGAGCTCTTTTTTCGCCGCACATGCAAGTCAGGGGCTGGGGTATGACATGCGTGACAGGCTGTACGACAAGGTGCAGTCTTTCTCGTACGCAGTGTTTAACAAGTTCGCCACCTCCTCCCTGATCACCCGGCTGACCGGCGATGTGACACAGATTCAGGATACGGTGTTCATGGGACTGCGGTTTATGACCCGCGTTCCGCTCGTCGTCTCGGGAAGCATTATTATGGCGCTGGTCATTGATGTTCAGCTCGGATTGTGGCTGGCGCTGACGGTGCCGATGCTATCGATCTTTATCGCCTGGGTGATGAAGAAAGCCGCGGTTTCCTTCAGGCGGGTTCAGCAGCGTCTGGATGCCGTGAACGGCGTCATTCAGGAGAATCTGACCGGCATTCGGCTCATCCGCGTCTTCGTGCGCATGGGACATGAAATCCGCCGGTTCGCCTCCTCTTCAGAGCAGCTGATGCAGCGCACCGTATCCACACTGCGCATGACTGAACGGACAATGCCGTTCATTCTGATCGTGATGAATACCGCAATTATCGCGGTGCTCTGGTTCGGGCGGCGTGACATTACGACCGGCAATGCGTCCATCGGGGAGGTCGTCGCCGTGCTCAATTACTCTCTCCGCTGTATCGGGGCGATGTCGATGCTGTCAGGGCTGGTAATGGTACTATCCCGGGCAAGAGCCTCCGCGCTCCGGATTCAGGAAGTACTGGAGACAGAGGATGCTTCCTTGGAGGGTTCTGGGAAGCAAGATGGGGTCCGCGCTGGATTGTCCAAGCAGCCTGATATTCCGGTTATCGCGGGCGACGTTGAATTCAATCACGTAGGCTTCAGCTACCCGGGCAGCGATATTACGGTGCTGGAGGAGATCTCTTTCCGCGCGGCACCGGGGGAGCGGATTGCGATTATGGGAGCTACCGGAGCCGGCAAATCCTCGCTCGTCCAGCTCATTCCACAGCTCTATCAGGAGCATAAGGGCACGGTGCTGATTGACGGACAGGCAGCCCATAGCTACGCGCCGGACAGCCTTCGCGCCAGCATTGGCTATGTGCCGCAGGAGGTGCTGTTATTTTCCGGTACCGTGAGAGATAATATCGCCTGGGGACGTCAGGATGCCAGCCTGGAGGACATTATGGAGGCGGCGAAGCAGGCCCAGATTCATGAGACGATTCTTCGGCTGCCGAAGAGATATGACACGATGCTGGGACAGCGGGGCGTGAACCTCTCCGGCGGTCAGAAGCAGCGCTTGTCGATTGCCCGGGCACTGGTCCGCAAGCCGGCGATTCTCATCCTGGATGACAGTACCAGTGCGCTGGATGTCAAGACAGAGTCGGCGCTGCTGCAAGCGCTGAAGGAGATTTCGTGCACGACCTTTTTAATTACGCAAAAAATCAGCTCTACCGTGTCGGCAGACCAGATTCTGCTGCTGGATGAAGGGCGCCTGATCGCCTGCGGCGAGCATGAAGAGCTGATGAACGATTCTGCACTGTACCGCCGAATCTATGAATCCCAGCATGAGGAGGAAACCGCGCATGTTCAGAGCCTTCATTGA